Below is a window of bacterium DNA.
AGCCGAGGGCTATCTTAATTCTTAAGGTTTTGGTTAGCTTATTTTTAAAATAGCTCGGCTATTCCTTCTAATCTTTTAATTCTACTATCTATAGGTGGATGAGTACTAAATAAGTTAACCATCATACTCCTTCTAAATGGATTGACAATGAAGAGATGAGCCGTAGCAGGAGTAGCTTCATTCATAGGGCGATAGCTAATTCCTTGATGAAGTTTCTTTAAAGCGTTAGCTAATGGTTGTGAATTTTGGCATATTTCAGCAGCACTTTTGTCAGCTAAATATTCTCTAGACCTAGAAATAGCCATCTGGATTAATAAAGCTGCGATGGGGGCTAAGATAGCCATAATGATAAAAACTAAAGGACTATCTCCTTCTTCATCCCGAGCAGACCCTCCAAATATCATTGCCCATTTTGCCCAACTAGCCAGCATCATAATAGCTCCGGCAATAGTTGCGGCAATGGTGCTAATTAATATATCTCTATTTTTTATATGAGATAGCTCATGAGCAATTACCCCTTTTAATTCTTCCTCATTTAAGATATTTAGTATTCCTGAAGTTACAGCCACAGCAGCATGAGAAGGATTTCTACCGGTAGCAAAAGCATTGGGAGTATCGCTTTCTATCAGATAAATCTTAGGCAAGGGAAGACTGCTCTTTAAGGTTAAATCTTCTACCAAATTATAGAGACGAGGCATTTCTTCCTTAGAGACATTCCTTGCTTTATAGCTCCTTAAGATAATCTTATCAGAAAACCAGTAACTTCCTAAATTTAAAAGCAGAGCAAAGATAAAAGCATAGGTGGCGCCACTATGACCACCTAAAATAGAACCAACCCAAACTAACAGTATGGTTAAAAGAGTTAAAAAAAATACAGTCTTTAAACGGTTGTTCATTTGCTTATTTTCCTCGTTTCTTTATTCTAATTTTTATTTTTTGAGACATCTTCTCCTCTAACTACTCTATTATCTCTGTAATCACTCCTGCCCCTATTGTTCTTCCACCTTCACGAATGGCAAAGCGAAGCTCTTTTTCCATAGCAATAGGAGTAATTAATTCAGCGGTCATATTA
It encodes the following:
- the htpX gene encoding zinc metalloprotease HtpX; its protein translation is MNNRLKTVFFLTLLTILLVWVGSILGGHSGATYAFIFALLLNLGSYWFSDKIILRSYKARNVSKEEMPRLYNLVEDLTLKSSLPLPKIYLIESDTPNAFATGRNPSHAAVAVTSGILNILNEEELKGVIAHELSHIKNRDILISTIAATIAGAIMMLASWAKWAMIFGGSARDEEGDSPLVFIIMAILAPIAALLIQMAISRSREYLADKSAAEICQNSQPLANALKKLHQGISYRPMNEATPATAHLFIVNPFRRSMMVNLFSTHPPIDSRIKRLEGIAELF